One window from the genome of Pedobacter schmidteae encodes:
- a CDS encoding DUF4843 domain-containing protein, with protein sequence MKCRFQYICTFFIALSLFGCKEDPALFVEKDGLYFGTADTAIAYLFAKYPNRITDTIKVPVNVLGNSASADRPISFELVPESGEGAAIEGTHFKIPGGAVIPAKAIAGVIPVVVYRTADLESGKTVKLAVRIKKGEEFPADGITTKQKLTISLAYLQKPASWGEFTGSITGFWAGYRDNFGTWTPVKYKLILDALYDPQTGTTVTEFPGSRFAPIPVIYSQYVAIVRNYIKVKYPGNYGLGGAVLTDPDNNNMPVQVGPANY encoded by the coding sequence ATGAAATGTAGATTTCAATATATATGCACATTTTTCATTGCCCTGTCTCTTTTTGGATGTAAAGAAGACCCCGCCTTGTTTGTAGAAAAGGATGGTCTTTATTTTGGCACGGCAGATACGGCGATTGCTTATCTGTTTGCCAAGTATCCGAACAGGATTACAGATACTATTAAGGTACCTGTGAATGTGCTGGGCAACTCGGCTTCGGCTGACAGGCCGATTTCTTTTGAGCTGGTACCTGAATCTGGTGAAGGGGCAGCAATTGAAGGAACGCATTTTAAAATACCTGGAGGAGCGGTAATTCCGGCTAAGGCCATTGCCGGTGTTATTCCGGTTGTGGTATACCGTACTGCTGATCTGGAATCGGGCAAGACGGTGAAATTGGCCGTAAGGATAAAGAAGGGAGAGGAATTCCCGGCCGACGGCATTACGACAAAACAGAAACTGACCATCAGCCTGGCGTATTTACAGAAACCAGCATCATGGGGCGAGTTTACAGGAAGTATTACAGGATTTTGGGCAGGCTATAGAGACAATTTTGGAACCTGGACTCCTGTAAAATATAAATTGATCCTGGATGCTTTATATGATCCGCAAACTGGTACAACTGTAACTGAATTTCCGGGAAGCAGGTTTGCTCCGATACCGGTAATTTATAGCCAGTATGTCGCAATTGTGAGGAATTATATTAAAGTAAAATATCCGGGCAACTATGGGCTGGGAGGAGCGGTACTGACTGATCCCGATAATAACAACATGCCTGTCCAGGTTGGCCCTGCAAACTATTAA
- a CDS encoding PKD-like family lipoprotein, with translation MKKELHVFLALVISGAILVGCAKDKGDYNYHDINTLKLSTDMNGTDPNVFITPDSIDLRQNDSLKVRLKIDQSLASSKGLSYQWLITQYEQSAANPPSYVIGNTAELKTRITLVPNLYRLVAKVTDKSTDVSYYKTFSLNVSGSEWGAEGWLVLQEQSGGSDISVITTRDGTVKGKVFNDVYTIANGHKLPVGTSKINVINYGTALRAQKVSLFYPNGGLQLRSIDFADSTKAENWFAGVPASMNLQANGSAGGSSAGWEYVIVNNQIAYRQFGSVAHLANPPLFFPPFEGLSVAPFVIHAASSDQFYTLFDKANKGFVLFNASSSVLTSPPAYAAASTNLDPVTGSGFDLRNMKDNLIYAENAQPMTAGSAIYWNCFFRNDAGNNTYLVQFLRNLSYANNFTTGRFQLKETSCPGINSATIFANPTFLPLPRGLFYYVNGNKIYTCTVNNLTGSVASASLTFASGTIIKAMKIFNSGYTAANITALGIPEGKVLVVATDETASGGGNKVYFFNLNAQTGAILGSPSSPADVYTGFDKITDIVFKKALGR, from the coding sequence ATGAAAAAAGAATTACATGTTTTCCTGGCTCTGGTAATTTCCGGAGCAATCCTGGTGGGCTGTGCAAAGGATAAGGGAGATTATAACTACCATGACATCAATACGCTTAAGCTCTCAACAGATATGAACGGAACTGATCCGAATGTATTTATTACACCAGATTCTATTGATTTAAGACAGAACGATAGTTTAAAGGTGAGGCTAAAAATAGATCAGTCCCTGGCCAGCTCAAAAGGGTTGTCTTACCAATGGCTCATTACCCAATATGAACAATCGGCTGCCAATCCGCCTTCGTATGTAATTGGGAATACGGCAGAGTTAAAAACCAGGATAACCCTGGTGCCCAACCTGTATCGTCTGGTGGCGAAAGTAACCGATAAAAGTACAGATGTTTCCTACTATAAAACCTTTTCTTTGAATGTATCCGGCTCCGAATGGGGTGCCGAAGGCTGGCTGGTTTTACAGGAGCAGTCCGGCGGATCAGACATTTCGGTAATTACCACCAGGGATGGAACCGTAAAAGGAAAAGTTTTTAATGATGTTTACACCATAGCAAATGGGCATAAACTGCCTGTAGGTACAAGCAAGATAAATGTAATCAATTATGGAACAGCCTTGCGTGCACAAAAAGTATCTCTCTTTTATCCGAATGGTGGGCTGCAGCTCAGAAGTATCGATTTTGCAGATTCAACAAAAGCGGAGAATTGGTTTGCAGGGGTACCTGCATCAATGAACCTGCAGGCAAATGGCTCTGCCGGTGGTTCAAGTGCCGGATGGGAATATGTAATTGTAAATAATCAAATTGCCTATCGCCAGTTTGGAAGTGTAGCCCATTTAGCTAACCCACCACTTTTCTTTCCTCCTTTCGAAGGACTTTCAGTTGCTCCTTTTGTAATTCATGCTGCTTCCAGTGATCAGTTCTATACACTTTTTGATAAGGCGAACAAGGGCTTTGTGCTCTTCAATGCCTCCTCGTCAGTACTTACAAGTCCACCGGCTTATGCGGCGGCATCGACAAATCTGGACCCTGTAACGGGTAGCGGATTTGACCTCAGGAATATGAAGGATAACCTGATCTATGCTGAAAATGCACAGCCTATGACAGCCGGTAGTGCAATTTACTGGAACTGTTTCTTCAGAAATGATGCGGGAAACAATACCTACCTGGTTCAGTTCCTTCGTAATCTGTCGTACGCCAATAACTTTACAACAGGCCGCTTCCAGTTAAAAGAAACCTCCTGTCCGGGTATCAATTCGGCAACCATCTTTGCCAATCCCACATTTCTTCCTCTACCAAGAGGGCTGTTTTATTATGTGAATGGGAATAAAATATATACCTGTACCGTAAATAACCTGACGGGTTCAGTGGCATCTGCAAGCCTGACTTTCGCTTCCGGCACCATAATCAAAGCGATGAAGATATTCAATTCCGGTTATACCGCGGCCAACATTACAGCACTCGGTATACCTGAAGGTAAAGTACTGGTGGTGGCCACGGATGAAACAGCAAGTGGAGGAGGAAATAAGGTATACTTTTTTAACCTGAATGCCCAAACGGGTGCTATCCTTGGTTCGCCCTCATCTCCGGCCGATGTATATACAGGCTTTGATAAAATTACTGATATCGTATTTAAAAAGGCCCTTGGCCGATAA
- a CDS encoding RagB/SusD family nutrient uptake outer membrane protein, giving the protein MSRINRNTWKFNLMLCFVLLISLSGCKKFLEMPVKDKVPQDALFSNEEGFVDALTGVYLGMDKPSSVSVKGLYTSDLSVGLLSAMVNNYTNALSSSIADGIYANAARYDYEQVGVKQEIGFIWSGMYNNIANLNNVLEHIDAKAGIFSLDHYNKVKGEALALRALFHFDLSRMFGLPPLTGMNEKSIPYVKKFTSVSTRFIPLQEALDSCILDLNNASEILAKTDTSKVYEGALDLFSGYTQNHMNYWATKALLARVYLYKGDYENAMKMAKQVIASNKFPLSTKNVAVATAETRDRLFSKELIFSVYSSNIRLINEGLFNVSSGTPLQLAATTKNAIYGTTAPLDWRLSWFDNNSKNVNVPSKFFQDANLPYIMQNIAPVIRVSELYYIVAECANATSDLPTGLLYLNKVRNARGLNSLTEINVPDKVALSNEITKEYKKEFIQEGQTFFYYKRLNKDLKLESGTTVTVPANAYVFPVPDKEIENNK; this is encoded by the coding sequence TAATGAAGAAGGATTTGTTGATGCCCTTACCGGGGTTTACCTGGGGATGGATAAACCATCTTCAGTTTCTGTAAAAGGGCTTTATACCAGCGACCTTTCTGTTGGGTTGTTGTCTGCTATGGTCAATAACTACACCAATGCATTAAGCTCTTCAATCGCAGACGGCATTTATGCCAATGCCGCAAGGTACGATTATGAACAGGTTGGGGTAAAACAGGAGATCGGGTTTATCTGGAGTGGTATGTATAACAATATCGCGAACTTAAATAATGTGCTTGAACACATAGATGCCAAAGCAGGTATTTTCTCACTCGATCATTACAATAAAGTAAAAGGAGAGGCATTGGCATTACGTGCGCTGTTTCATTTTGATCTGTCCCGTATGTTTGGCCTGCCTCCGCTGACAGGCATGAATGAAAAGTCCATACCCTACGTGAAAAAGTTTACTTCTGTTTCAACACGTTTTATACCACTTCAGGAGGCTTTGGATTCCTGTATCCTGGACCTGAACAATGCCAGCGAAATATTGGCAAAAACGGATACCTCGAAAGTCTATGAAGGTGCTTTGGATCTTTTTTCGGGATATACCCAGAACCACATGAATTATTGGGCAACCAAAGCGTTGCTGGCACGTGTTTATTTGTATAAAGGCGATTATGAAAATGCTATGAAAATGGCAAAGCAGGTTATTGCCAGTAACAAATTTCCTTTATCAACAAAGAACGTTGCTGTTGCAACCGCTGAAACGAGGGACCGCCTGTTTTCAAAAGAGTTGATTTTTTCGGTTTACAGTTCGAATATCAGACTGATCAATGAGGGGTTGTTCAATGTGAGTTCGGGTACACCACTTCAGCTTGCTGCCACCACCAAAAATGCAATCTATGGAACTACGGCTCCCTTAGATTGGCGTTTATCCTGGTTTGATAACAATTCCAAAAATGTCAATGTGCCCTCCAAGTTTTTTCAGGATGCCAACCTGCCTTATATCATGCAGAATATTGCACCTGTAATCCGTGTTTCAGAACTGTATTATATCGTTGCCGAATGTGCAAATGCGACCAGTGATCTGCCCACAGGACTATTGTACCTGAATAAGGTAAGAAATGCAAGGGGATTGAATTCCTTAACGGAAATCAATGTACCCGACAAAGTTGCCCTTTCAAATGAGATTACCAAAGAATATAAAAAAGAGTTTATCCAGGAGGGGCAAACGTTTTTTTATTATAAAAGGCTGAACAAGGATTTAAAGTTAGAATCGGGTACAACAGTTACCGTACCTGCAAATGCTTATGTATTTCCTGTTCCGGATAAGGAAATCGAAAACAATAAATAA